In Biomphalaria glabrata chromosome 11, xgBioGlab47.1, whole genome shotgun sequence, the following proteins share a genomic window:
- the LOC129921743 gene encoding uncharacterized protein LOC129921743: MARSVNKHKQWKLVMELGPQQLKYRNSSRTSTAQGPQQLKDLNSSRTSTAQGPQQLKDLNSSRTTTAQGPQQLKDRNSSRTSTLQGPQQLKDLNSSRTATAQGPQRYKDHNSSRTSTAQGPQRYKDHNSSRTSTLQGPQQLKDLNSSRTTTAQGPQQLKDLNSSRTSTSQGPQQLKDHNSSRISTNSLSPHLNPF, translated from the exons ATGGCACGTTCAGTCAATAAACACAAGCAGTGGAAACTTGTCATGGAACTAG GACCGCAACAGCTCAAGTACCGCAACAGCTCAAGGACCTCAACAGCTCAAGGACCACAACAGCTCAAGGACCTCAACAGCTCAAGGACCTCAACAGCTCAAGGACCTCAACAGCTCAAGGACCTCAACAGCTCAAGGACCACAACAGCTCAAGGACCTCAACAGCTCAAGGACCGCAACAGCTCAAGGACCTCAACGTTACAAGGACCACAACAGCTCAAGGACCTCAACAGCTCAAGGACCGCAACAGCTCAAGGACCTCAACGTTACAAGGACCACAACAGCTCAAGGACCTCAACAGCTCAAGGACCTCAACGTTACAAGGACCACAACAGCTCAAGGACCTCAACGTTACAAGGACCACAACAGCTCAAGGACCTCAACAGCTCAAGGACCACAACAGCTCAAGGACCACAACAGCTTAAGGACCTCAACAGCTCAAGGACCTCAACGTCTCAAGGACCTCAACAGCTCAAGGACCACAATAGCTCAAGGATCTCGACTAACTCACTTTCCCCACATTTAAACCCTTTTTAA
- the LOC106067183 gene encoding probable serine carboxypeptidase CPVL, which produces MKMKTSLSQDSILLILILNVFKVVSNQPLHLSPYLEQGNIETAKRDSLVNDPTRVIPTSYSGLFTVDEVLKNHLWFWFIPAINSDPKAPLVIWLTSGPGCSTMLNMFYGNGPLKLTKNSNGNDSYERRVNSWAQTFSMLYIDNIVYTGYSYSDSGNKGIKTTKDYYTQDLYSFVQQFYKMFSEMKEKDLYVGGVGSAFKYAVSLAYKIHEDLQAKRDNILLKGIYAGSPLLDGRTQLRHIYEPFYSLGFISYKQMINYTQEDEMLNNLNEKKHYLNLESVIYKMSNLSLENINTFTLSPDTEINNVMSTDAIKSLLHVGNNTFELCNLEIYTQSADDVYQPFQTTELVTLLENYKVLLFTAVFDGIISSPGLEAVLMDMPWSMQSAYNDSVRKVWREDNVVKGFYTYVGNLCRVVIHNAGMHITNDQLNVTVQMMEDFWHYGCISNTPQ; this is translated from the coding sequence ATGAAAATGAAAACGTCTCTTTCACAAGATTCAATACTATTGATATTGATCTTGAATGTTTTCAAAGTTGTATCCAATCAACCGTTACACCTAAGTCCATACTTGGAGCAGGGTAACATAGAAACAGCCAAGAGAGATAGTCTTGTAAACGATCCTACTAGAGTGATACCGACCAGCTATTCGGGATTGTTTACAGTGGATGAGGTTCTTAAAAACCATTTGTGGTTCTGGTTTATCCCAGCCATCAACTCTGACCCCAAAGCTCCACTTGTGATCTGGCTAACTAGTGGCCCTGGATGCTCTACTATGTTAAACATGTTTTACGGTAATGGACCTTTGAAATTGACCAAAAATTCAAACGGAAATGATTCCTACGAGAGGCGGGTCAATTCTTGGGCTCAGACATTTTCCATGCTGTACATCGACAATATAGTGTATACTGGCTACAGTTACAGTGACAGCGGCAATAAAGGTATAAAAACTACAAAGGACTACTACACTCAAGATCTGTACAGCTTTGTTCAAcagttttacaaaatgttttcagAGATGAAAGAAAAAGACCTTTACGTTGGAGGTGTTGGTTCTGCTTTTAAATATGCTGTAAGTTTAGCCTACAAGATTCACGAAGACCTGCAAGCGAAACGAGACAATATCTTACTCAAGGGAATTTACGCCGGAAGTCCACTGCTAGACGGTAGAACTCAACTGAGACATATCTATGAACCCTTCTACTCATTGGGCTTTATCTCATATAAACAAATGATAAATTATACACAAGAAGATGAAATGTTAAATAATCTGAACgagaaaaaacattatttaaacctCGAATCCGTTATCTATAAAATGTCGAATCTGAGTCTGGAGAACATTAATACATTCACTTTGTCGCCTGATACCGAGATAAATAATGTCATGTCAACTGACGCTATAAAATCTCTTCTACATGTAGGAAATAATACTTTTGAACTTTGCAATCTAGAAATTTACACTCAGTCGGCGGATGACGTTTACCAACCCTTCCAAACAACGGAGCTGGTGACGCTGTTAGAAAActataaagttttattattCACCGCTGTCTTTGACGGAATCATCTCCTCCCCTGGTCTTGAAGCAGTTCTGATGGACATGCCCTGGTCAATGCAGTCTGCCTACAATGATTCTGTACGGAAAGTTTGGCGAGAAGATAATGTTGTCAAAGGTTTCTACACATATGTGGGAAACTTGTGCAGAGTTGTGATCCATAATGCTGGAATGCATATCACGAACGACCAACTCAACGTCACTGTTCAGATGATGGAAGACTTTTGGCACTACGGCTGCATATCAAATACGCCTCAATAA